The following coding sequences are from one Lolium rigidum isolate FL_2022 chromosome 6, APGP_CSIRO_Lrig_0.1, whole genome shotgun sequence window:
- the LOC124659829 gene encoding uncharacterized protein LOC124659829, which produces MASLTTTTASSPAALPAATAATASSVSPTAAASKRPHLAGDDAPWRVAATGSAGIRPVPRIHHAPVLRVAHDDYALALMKHPDPIGVGLAMEAVAEAAGPECIVPGQHAPLRLMGIKVWPIEVEMKFLEPFGRELHSMKKFMDKSCSVMDSSLAHK; this is translated from the exons ATGGCgtccctcaccaccaccaccgcctcctcgCCCGCCGCGCTGCCCGCCGCCACGGCGGCCACGGCCTCCTCCGtctcgcccaccgccgccgcctccaagcGCCCGCacctcgccggcgacgacgcgcCCTGGCGCGTCGCCGCCACCGGCTCCGCCGGGATCCGCCCCGTCCCGCGCATCCACCACGCGCCCGTCCTCCGGGTCGCCCACGACGATTACGCCCTCGCGCTCATGAAG CATCCGGATCCGATTGGGGTGGGCCTCGCCATGGAGGCGGTCGCGGAGGCCGCTGGCCCCGAGTGCATCGTGCCCGGCCAGCACGCGCCGCTCCGGCTCATGGGGATCAAG GTTTGGCCCATAGAAGTAGAGATGAAGTTTCTGGAACCGTTTGGCCGGGAGTTACATTCCATGAAGAAG TTCATGGACAAGTCATGCAGTGTCATGGACTCCTCTTTAGCACATAAGTAG